A window of the Brumimicrobium sp. genome harbors these coding sequences:
- the prmC gene encoding peptide chain release factor N(5)-glutamine methyltransferase, whose product MSTVQELQIHIQKALEKQFTNQELRQLSKMCLMKYLDCDASSLLLKQQDEVSSELIQKIETDIQKIQAGEPVQYVFGTTYFYGLELNTDRRALIPRPETEELVDWIANDWKGKNPATLDIGTGTGCIPLALKSVFPLGDIMGIDKSQDALHLAQENAEKLKLSVSFIQGDALLTTTLPNRTWDIIVSNPPYIPQKEKSLMADHVLNYEPHLALFVSNEDPLIFYRNIGEYALKQLKPNGNLYVEIHEDKALSVKELFQQIGFSHLEIRVDLQGKERMIKAVK is encoded by the coding sequence ATGTCCACAGTACAAGAACTACAAATACACATTCAAAAAGCACTTGAAAAGCAATTCACGAATCAAGAATTGAGACAGCTTTCTAAGATGTGCTTGATGAAATATTTGGATTGTGATGCAAGTAGTTTGTTACTCAAACAACAAGATGAAGTTTCTAGTGAACTAATTCAGAAAATAGAAACTGACATTCAGAAGATACAAGCAGGTGAACCAGTACAATATGTATTCGGTACTACTTACTTTTATGGTTTGGAATTGAACACAGACCGTAGGGCATTGATTCCACGTCCAGAAACAGAGGAACTTGTGGATTGGATAGCAAATGACTGGAAAGGTAAAAATCCTGCTACATTGGATATTGGAACTGGTACAGGCTGCATTCCTTTGGCTCTTAAAAGCGTATTTCCATTGGGAGATATTATGGGAATCGATAAATCTCAGGATGCACTTCATTTAGCTCAAGAAAATGCTGAGAAATTAAAACTCTCAGTCAGTTTTATCCAAGGAGATGCACTGCTTACCACTACCCTTCCCAATCGTACATGGGATATCATTGTTTCCAATCCACCTTATATTCCACAAAAGGAGAAAAGTTTGATGGCAGACCATGTGCTTAATTATGAACCTCATCTGGCTTTATTTGTCAGCAACGAGGATCCTCTTATTTTCTATCGTAACATTGGAGAATATGCCCTCAAACAACTAAAACCGAACGGTAATCTCTATGTTGAAATCCATGAAGACAAGGCTTTATCGGTGAAAGAATTATTCCAGCAAATAGGCTTCTCTCACCTCGAGATACGGGTAGATTTACAAGGGAAAGAAAGAATGATAAAAGCTGTCAAATAA
- the ligA gene encoding NAD-dependent DNA ligase LigA, with translation MTKQEAEIRVHKLSELLNHLNHQYYVENISEVSDFEYDKMLKELQDLEVMFPELASENSPTKRVGGDITKKFATIVHEYPMLSLSNTYSQEEIIEWENRIHKLVGNNIEYVCELKYDGVAIGIRYDNGTFTRAVTRGDGTKGEDVSANVKTIRTVPLQLHGNFPPTFEIRGEIIFPFEAFNKLNKQREDEGEELFANPRNTASGTLKQQDSSIVASRGLDCFLYGVYGVDFEEGHYEAVLDAGTWGFKIPTPQKNYITKTNSISGIMDFIHYWDEKRHDLPFAVDGVVIKVNSFAQQEELGYTAKSPRWAIAFKFETEQAITTLEEVTYQVGRTGAITPVANLTPVSLGGTIVKRASLYNEDQMNKLDLHEKDVVFVEKGGEIIPKIVGVDIKQRKPNAQRINYITSCPECGTALKRFEGEAIHYCTNDLGCPPQITGRIIHFISRKAMDVEGLGEETIEQLFREGLIHNSADLYELTFDQLVNLERMAEKSANNLLEGLEKSKQVPFERVLFALGIRYVGETVAKKVAKALKNMDAIMQASYDQLIGIDEVGEKIAIAIQQHFEQAENREIVAHLQRIGLTFEIEEKQLESNVLEGKSIVVSGVFQSFSRDELKAIIEAHGGKNVGSISAKTSFIVAGENMGPSKLQKAQDLGVQILSEEEFKQLIEGK, from the coding sequence ATGACTAAACAAGAAGCTGAAATACGGGTACACAAGTTAAGTGAACTACTTAATCATTTAAACCATCAGTATTATGTAGAAAACATTTCAGAGGTTTCGGATTTTGAGTACGATAAGATGCTCAAAGAATTACAAGATTTGGAAGTGATGTTTCCTGAATTAGCCTCCGAAAATAGTCCTACAAAACGAGTGGGTGGTGATATCACTAAGAAATTTGCCACGATAGTTCATGAATACCCTATGCTTTCGTTAAGTAACACCTATTCTCAAGAAGAAATTATAGAATGGGAAAATCGCATTCATAAATTAGTAGGGAACAACATCGAATACGTATGTGAATTAAAATATGATGGAGTGGCTATCGGTATCCGTTATGACAATGGTACCTTTACGAGAGCTGTTACACGAGGTGATGGAACAAAAGGTGAAGATGTTTCAGCAAACGTTAAAACCATTCGTACAGTTCCTTTGCAATTGCATGGAAATTTCCCTCCAACCTTTGAAATTCGTGGTGAAATTATTTTCCCCTTTGAAGCTTTTAACAAACTCAACAAACAACGTGAAGATGAGGGTGAGGAATTATTCGCTAATCCACGAAATACGGCCTCAGGAACGCTGAAACAACAAGATTCATCCATCGTTGCAAGTCGTGGTTTGGATTGTTTTTTATACGGAGTATATGGAGTTGATTTTGAAGAAGGGCATTACGAAGCTGTATTAGACGCTGGAACTTGGGGATTTAAAATTCCAACTCCACAAAAAAACTATATCACAAAAACAAACTCCATTTCAGGCATCATGGATTTCATTCACTATTGGGATGAAAAAAGACATGATTTACCTTTTGCAGTTGATGGTGTAGTTATTAAGGTGAATAGTTTTGCGCAACAAGAAGAATTGGGTTACACAGCTAAATCTCCACGTTGGGCTATCGCTTTTAAATTCGAAACAGAACAGGCTATAACAACTTTGGAAGAGGTTACCTATCAGGTAGGAAGAACTGGAGCTATTACTCCTGTAGCCAACTTAACTCCCGTTTCTTTAGGTGGTACAATTGTAAAACGAGCTTCTCTCTACAATGAAGATCAGATGAATAAACTCGATTTACATGAGAAAGATGTTGTATTCGTTGAAAAAGGAGGAGAAATCATTCCGAAAATTGTGGGAGTTGACATAAAACAACGAAAACCCAATGCACAACGAATCAATTATATTACTTCCTGTCCTGAATGTGGCACTGCTTTAAAGAGATTCGAAGGAGAGGCTATACATTATTGCACCAACGATCTCGGTTGTCCTCCTCAAATCACAGGACGCATCATCCATTTTATTAGTCGTAAGGCTATGGATGTTGAAGGGTTGGGAGAAGAAACTATCGAACAACTCTTTCGTGAAGGACTTATCCACAACAGTGCTGATTTATATGAATTGACTTTTGATCAATTGGTGAATCTGGAACGAATGGCTGAAAAATCAGCAAATAATTTATTGGAAGGTCTCGAAAAATCCAAACAAGTACCTTTTGAACGCGTTTTATTTGCTCTAGGAATTCGATATGTAGGAGAAACAGTAGCAAAGAAAGTAGCAAAAGCACTTAAAAACATGGATGCTATTATGCAGGCAAGTTACGACCAATTAATCGGAATTGATGAAGTTGGAGAAAAAATAGCCATTGCCATCCAACAACATTTTGAACAAGCTGAAAATAGAGAAATCGTCGCACACTTACAACGAATTGGTTTAACCTTCGAAATAGAAGAGAAACAATTGGAGAGTAATGTGTTAGAAGGGAAATCCATCGTTGTATCTGGAGTATTCCAGTCTTTCTCTAGAGATGAATTAAAGGCAATCATCGAAGCACATGGAGGAAAAAATGTAGGAAGCATATCTGCCAAAACTTCGTTTATCGTGGCAGGAGAAAACATGGGACCTTCCAAATTGCAAAAGGCTCAAGACTTAGGGGTTCAGATATTAAGCGAAGAAGAATTTAAACAACTAATCGAAGGAAAATAA
- a CDS encoding T9SS type A sorting domain-containing protein, with the protein MYDGINRSYFYYLPTNYNPSVAAPLILNLHGHTSNNSQQEMYSNFKPIADTAGFIMVYPQGTNSVYSGAPFWNYNIWQETVDDLGFLNALIDTVSSHVNIDPSRVYCTGMSNGGFMSYYMALYSNKFAAVASVTGSMAKSENGSPAIPIPVMQIHGTADIVVPYNGDITMRPIEETVGKWVTWNQCNSTPTITPVPDINISDNATAEHYVYTGGIHGNTVEFYKITNGGHTWPGSPIPLITNGNTCMDFSASKEIWRFFSQYSRPDLALELTKETPLNIQIYPNPANEELWISSEGTSFKGEIYSLQGELVSSFETKNTIHKTDVSHLESGVYVVQLKVGEQVIEKKLVITH; encoded by the coding sequence ATGTACGATGGAATTAACAGGTCTTATTTTTATTATTTACCTACCAATTATAATCCATCAGTAGCTGCGCCGTTGATTTTAAATTTGCATGGACACACGTCTAACAATTCGCAGCAGGAAATGTATTCCAATTTTAAGCCAATTGCAGATACAGCTGGATTTATTATGGTGTATCCTCAAGGAACCAACAGTGTATATTCTGGAGCACCATTTTGGAATTACAACATTTGGCAAGAAACGGTAGATGACTTAGGTTTTTTAAATGCCTTAATTGATACAGTGTCTTCTCATGTAAATATTGACCCGAGTCGTGTGTATTGTACTGGCATGTCTAATGGTGGATTTATGAGTTACTATATGGCCTTATATTCTAATAAATTTGCAGCTGTTGCTTCCGTAACAGGAAGTATGGCAAAATCTGAGAATGGTTCGCCGGCAATTCCTATTCCAGTGATGCAAATTCATGGAACAGCTGATATTGTGGTGCCGTACAATGGTGATATAACAATGCGTCCAATTGAGGAAACAGTAGGGAAGTGGGTAACTTGGAATCAATGTAATTCTACGCCAACAATTACTCCAGTTCCCGATATAAATATTTCAGACAATGCCACGGCAGAGCACTATGTATATACAGGAGGCATCCATGGAAATACGGTTGAGTTTTATAAAATAACCAACGGTGGACACACGTGGCCAGGATCTCCAATACCACTTATAACAAATGGAAATACCTGTATGGATTTTAGTGCAAGTAAAGAAATTTGGAGATTTTTTAGTCAGTATTCTCGTCCAGATTTGGCTTTAGAACTCACCAAGGAAACCCCATTAAATATACAAATCTATCCTAATCCGGCGAATGAAGAGCTTTGGATTAGTTCCGAAGGGACAAGTTTTAAGGGAGAGATTTATTCCTTACAGGGAGAGTTAGTGTCTTCTTTTGAGACAAAAAACACAATCCACAAGACAGACGTATCTCATTTAGAGAGTGGTGTTTATGTGGTTCAATTAAAAGTGGGAGAACAAGTTATTGAAAAGAAACTGGTAATCACTCATTAG